From the genome of Miscanthus floridulus cultivar M001 chromosome 10, ASM1932011v1, whole genome shotgun sequence, one region includes:
- the LOC136489063 gene encoding bisdemethoxycurcumin synthase-like — MWKHGSQDTDNYDGGLLRVHPELDPAAATLPTRLAVVATIMPELVAAAAAKAIAEWGRPARDITHLVFSTPSSVQVPAIDLRVASLLGLSPTVQLTVMCSHGCTAKDIAENNRGARILVACADILSVLGSHVPDDARPGGIIAHALFGDGTGAVVVGADPQEPIERPVFEMVSASQATVLGTEHVVAVEPTKGGTDYRIEPAELMALPGALGLELGKLAASRLVLSEYGNMIGPTLIFVLDEVIRRRQQNHEDRSCKWGFMVGLGPGFTIEVMTLHACSDKSTPTPRLKSAL; from the exons ATGTGGAAACATGGTTCCCAGGATACTGATAATT ACGACGGAGGCCTCCTTCGCGTGCACCCGGAGTTGGACCCTGCAGCCGCAACACTTCCCACCAGGCTTGCCGTCGTGGCTACTATCATGCCGGAGCTTGTAGCGGCCGCCGCAGCGAAGGCCATCGCCGAGTGGGGCCGCCCAGCCAGAGACATCACTCACCTCGTCTTCAGCACTCCTT ccag TGTCCAGGTGCCCGCAATCGACCTCCGCGTCGCCTCCCTCCTGGGGCTAAGCCCCACCGTGCAGCTCACCGTGATGTGCTCCCACGGCTGCACCGCCAAGGACATCGCCGAGAACAACCGCGGCGCGCGAATCCTCGTCGCCTGCGCGGACATATTGAGCGTCCTCGGCAGCCACGTGCCTGACGACGCCCGCCCTGGTGGAATCATCGCCCACGCTCTCTTCGGCGACGGCACCGGCGCAGTTGTCGTCGGAGCCGACCCGCAGGAACCCATCGAGCGCCCGGTCTTCGAGATGGTGTCAGCGTCTCAGGCCACGGTGCTCGGCACAGAGCACGTGGTCGCCGTCGAGCCCACCAAGGGCGGCACCGACTACCGCATTGAACCAGCGGAGCTGATGGCGCTGCCGGGGGCTCTCGGGCTAGAGCTCGGGAAGTTGGCGGCCAGCCGGCTGGTGCTCAGCGAGTATGGAAACATGATTGGCCCAACTCTCATCTTCGTCCTCGACGAGGTGATACGCCGTCGCCAGCAAAACCACGAGGACAGGAGCTGCAAGTGGGGGTTCATGGTGGGGCTCGGCCCGGGGTTCACCATCGAGGTGATGACGTTACATGCGTGCAGTGACAAGTCCACGCCGACGCCACGACTGAAAAGTGCTTTGTAG